From Gemmatimonadales bacterium, a single genomic window includes:
- the mfd gene encoding transcription-repair coupling factor, with the protein MSLDLILDAFGRAPAARDLPTRLPARGAALRLGGLPGSSGAVLAAWLARELPQRLFVVVAPSPGEAERWLSDLTLLTDEAVALYPQREALGEDEPHYEIAGERAETVEALLSGRLRILVTTARATAERTLVPAALEQSRLTLARGARHPLGGLIDALEGMGYRRVPTVTEVAEFSVRGGIVDVYGFGMAGAARLEFWGDEISSLRAFDLTSQRSLEELDQVTVLPITSEAVRRTDGRAVRRTLLELLPADTLVVEEATGPDADEVNRAWREAEHHLEVARKLGEDVPSRADIFAEPAGWRRCLEGFARLLLREEPADSQFGFFPPERVDRDLNRLRALLSGSPPTLVLCDNEGQLERLEELLEEGGRRPSSATFAIGALDGGFVMPSLRVLTDHQIFRRARRLRRTRRYRQAAPSTTTGTLTLGDYVVHLDHGIGVYRGIETITVGESTMEVAVVEYEGGDRLNVPLYRLDQLERYRDVSGNGDGAPPRLHRLGGTSWQRVRDRTRNAIRNMAAELLDLYARRSVTGGYASPPDSRWQRELESSFLYEDTPDQRKATDEVKHDMEQPRPMDRLLVGDVGYGKTEIAVRAAFKAVQGGKQVAVLVPTTILAEQHGRTFLERLADYPVKIEVLSRFRTAKEQRQVLDRLASGEIDIVIGTHRLLSKDVIFKDLGLLVVDEEHRFGVRHKERLKALRLEVDVLTLTATPIPRTLHLSLAGLRDLTLIETPPRDRSAILTFVEPWDDALLEEAFARELDRGGQVFVVHNRIETIATIAARVQALAPRARVGVAHGQMAADELEDVMRRFVAGEVDILVSTMIVESGLDVPNANTMVVHDAHRFGLAQLYQLRGRVGRSHRRAYCYLLVPDSIDADAEERLKVLEHHTDLGAGYRIALKDLELRGAGNLLGSEQSGHAQAVGFDLYLRWLEETVAALKGQGGAEVPAPPDVVLDRPAHLPDGYVPDDDVKLDLYRRLARSVTSGDIDGLRAEMRERFGPLPPEAETLLDMARMRVTGAELGLQHVLVRGDEARLTFRAGTQPRLAGLTAALDDVQLSAEVRRTVPLSLRLLRLGGEPMIPALVRALRAVLQ; encoded by the coding sequence ATGAGTCTCGACCTCATCCTCGACGCCTTCGGCCGCGCCCCCGCCGCGCGCGACCTTCCCACGCGCCTTCCGGCGCGCGGAGCGGCACTTCGCCTGGGCGGACTTCCCGGCTCGAGCGGAGCCGTGCTCGCGGCGTGGCTCGCGCGCGAGCTGCCGCAGCGGCTTTTCGTGGTCGTGGCGCCATCGCCGGGTGAAGCGGAGCGCTGGCTCAGCGATCTGACGTTGCTCACCGACGAAGCGGTGGCGCTCTACCCCCAGCGCGAGGCGCTGGGCGAGGACGAGCCGCACTACGAGATCGCGGGCGAGCGCGCGGAGACGGTCGAAGCGCTCCTGAGCGGCCGGCTCCGCATCCTGGTGACGACCGCGCGCGCCACGGCCGAGCGCACGCTGGTGCCCGCTGCGCTGGAGCAGAGCCGGCTCACCCTCGCGCGCGGCGCGCGGCACCCGCTCGGCGGGCTCATCGACGCGCTCGAGGGGATGGGCTACCGCCGCGTGCCCACCGTCACCGAGGTCGCGGAGTTCAGCGTCCGCGGCGGCATCGTGGACGTGTACGGGTTCGGCATGGCGGGCGCGGCGCGGCTCGAGTTCTGGGGCGACGAAATCTCGTCGCTCCGCGCGTTCGACCTCACGAGCCAGCGCTCGCTCGAGGAGCTGGACCAGGTGACGGTGCTCCCGATTACGAGCGAGGCGGTGCGGCGGACGGACGGGCGGGCGGTCAGGCGGACGCTGCTCGAGCTGCTACCCGCCGATACCCTCGTCGTCGAGGAAGCCACCGGCCCCGATGCCGACGAGGTGAACCGCGCGTGGCGCGAAGCCGAGCACCACCTCGAGGTGGCCCGGAAGCTCGGCGAAGACGTGCCGAGCCGCGCCGATATCTTCGCCGAGCCGGCCGGGTGGCGCCGCTGTCTCGAGGGATTCGCGCGGCTGCTCCTGCGCGAAGAGCCCGCGGACTCGCAGTTCGGCTTCTTCCCGCCCGAGCGGGTGGACCGCGATCTCAACCGGCTGCGCGCGCTGCTCAGCGGGTCGCCGCCGACGCTCGTGCTCTGCGACAACGAAGGCCAGCTCGAGCGGCTGGAGGAGCTGCTGGAAGAGGGCGGGCGGCGGCCGTCGTCGGCCACGTTCGCCATCGGTGCGCTCGATGGCGGGTTCGTCATGCCGTCGCTCCGCGTGCTCACCGACCATCAGATCTTCCGCCGCGCGCGCCGCCTCCGCCGCACCCGCCGCTACCGCCAGGCGGCGCCCTCCACCACCACCGGCACGCTCACGCTGGGCGACTACGTGGTGCACCTGGACCACGGCATCGGCGTCTACCGCGGCATCGAGACGATCACCGTGGGCGAGAGCACGATGGAAGTGGCCGTGGTCGAATACGAGGGCGGCGACCGGCTCAACGTGCCCCTCTACCGGCTCGACCAGCTCGAGCGCTACCGCGACGTGAGCGGCAACGGCGACGGCGCGCCGCCTCGGCTGCACCGACTCGGCGGCACGTCGTGGCAGCGGGTGCGCGACCGCACCCGGAACGCCATCCGCAACATGGCCGCCGAGCTGCTCGATCTGTATGCGCGCCGCTCGGTGACCGGCGGCTATGCCTCGCCGCCCGATTCTCGCTGGCAGCGCGAGCTCGAGTCGAGCTTCCTTTACGAGGACACGCCCGACCAGCGCAAGGCCACCGACGAAGTGAAGCACGACATGGAGCAGCCGCGTCCCATGGACCGCCTGCTCGTGGGCGACGTGGGCTACGGCAAGACCGAAATCGCCGTGCGCGCGGCGTTCAAGGCGGTGCAGGGCGGCAAGCAGGTGGCCGTGCTGGTGCCGACCACGATCCTGGCCGAGCAGCACGGGCGCACCTTCCTCGAACGACTCGCCGATTATCCGGTGAAGATCGAGGTGCTCTCCCGCTTCCGCACGGCCAAGGAGCAGCGGCAGGTGCTCGACCGGCTCGCGTCGGGCGAGATCGACATCGTGATCGGCACCCACCGGCTCCTCTCCAAGGACGTCATCTTCAAGGACCTCGGCCTGCTGGTCGTGGACGAGGAGCACCGCTTCGGCGTGCGGCACAAGGAGCGACTCAAGGCGCTTCGGCTCGAGGTCGACGTGCTCACCCTCACCGCGACCCCGATTCCGCGCACGCTGCATCTCTCGCTCGCCGGGCTTCGCGATCTCACGCTCATCGAAACGCCACCGCGCGACCGTTCCGCCATCCTCACCTTCGTGGAGCCGTGGGACGACGCGCTGCTCGAGGAGGCGTTCGCCCGCGAGCTGGACCGCGGGGGCCAGGTGTTCGTGGTGCACAACCGGATCGAGACGATCGCCACGATCGCCGCGCGGGTGCAGGCGCTCGCACCGCGCGCGCGGGTGGGCGTGGCGCACGGCCAGATGGCCGCCGACGAGCTGGAGGACGTGATGCGCCGATTCGTGGCGGGGGAGGTCGATATCCTCGTTTCCACCATGATCGTGGAATCGGGGCTCGACGTGCCCAACGCCAACACGATGGTGGTGCACGACGCCCACCGCTTCGGGCTGGCGCAGCTCTACCAGCTCCGCGGCCGGGTGGGCCGGAGCCACCGGCGGGCGTACTGCTACCTGCTCGTCCCCGACAGCATCGATGCCGATGCCGAGGAACGCCTGAAGGTGCTCGAGCATCATACCGATCTCGGCGCCGGGTATCGGATCGCGCTCAAGGACCTGGAGCTCCGCGGGGCGGGCAACCTCCTGGGCAGCGAGCAGTCGGGACACGCGCAGGCGGTGGGCTTCGATTTGTATCTCCGCTGGCTGGAGGAAACGGTCGCCGCGCTCAAGGGCCAGGGCGGCGCCGAGGTGCCCGCGCCGCCCGACGTCGTGCTCGACCGCCCGGCCCACCTGCCGGACGGCTACGTGCCCGACGACGACGTGAAGCTCGACCTCTACCGCCGACTGGCGCGGAGTGTCACGTCCGGCGACATTGATGGGCTTCGCGCCGAAATGCGGGAACGGTTCGGACCCCTCCCGCCGGAGGCGGAGACGCTGCTCGACATGGCGCGGATGCGCGTCACCGGAGCGGAGCTGGGCCTCCAGCACGTGCTCGTGCGCGGCGACGAGGCGCGGCTCACGTTCCGGGCGGGCACGCAGCCCCGGCTCGCCGGGCTCACCGCCGCGCTCGACGACGTGCAGCTCTCGGCGGAAGTGCGGCGCACGGTGCCGCTCTCGCTCCGGCTCCTCCGCTTGGGCGGCGAGCCGATGATTCCGGCGCTCGTGCGCGCGCTGCGCGCGGTGTTGCAGTGA
- a CDS encoding peptidylprolyl isomerase produces the protein MRRFVLASMAGLTAVGLAGCNRFRDAFTAHANTAAEAGGATLSADRLAKLLTSRPGVHASTDAANFVTNLWVDYTLFAEAATAGKLPKDSASAARALWPEMAELKTNHWHDSLVARRPQPDAAAIDSVYGGDQIRVFQHILFTVPAGAKPDVKAAARKQADATLAKIKRGADFGELASELSGDPGSKADHGFLPPSPRGSFVPAFDSAGWKLAPGAVSSVVETQFGLHIIKRPAERDVRDRLAAWLGRSAGASADSSYMENLAAANKLEVAKSAPADMKAALEHVQASRSSTQQLSSFTGGGLSVGEYVKWLQVLPPQYSVQLRAANDTMLSKFARVLSLNLLLLRQADSAHVQPTGQEWREIYGKYNATLDSLGGDLAVAPGDTGAAKAAGDKVDRFFDRLVSGEARLRPMPVALGSVLRENTHYSINEKGIAHAVQLAEATQARADSAAAKAGTKPPGAFQPAPGPAPVPEQPSGADADSGKAHGAK, from the coding sequence ATGCGTCGTTTCGTTCTCGCATCGATGGCCGGTCTCACCGCTGTGGGCCTTGCCGGGTGCAACCGCTTCCGCGATGCGTTCACCGCGCACGCCAATACCGCCGCCGAGGCCGGCGGCGCCACACTCTCCGCCGACCGACTGGCCAAGCTCTTGACCAGCCGTCCGGGCGTCCACGCGAGCACCGACGCGGCCAACTTCGTCACCAACCTGTGGGTGGACTACACGCTGTTCGCGGAGGCGGCCACGGCCGGCAAGCTGCCGAAAGACTCCGCCTCCGCGGCGCGCGCGCTCTGGCCCGAGATGGCCGAGCTCAAGACGAATCACTGGCACGACTCGCTGGTGGCGCGGCGACCCCAGCCCGATGCGGCGGCCATCGACAGCGTGTACGGCGGCGACCAGATCCGCGTCTTTCAGCACATCCTGTTCACCGTTCCTGCGGGTGCCAAGCCCGACGTCAAGGCCGCCGCCCGCAAGCAGGCCGATGCCACACTCGCAAAGATCAAGCGCGGCGCGGATTTCGGTGAGCTCGCCTCGGAGCTCTCGGGCGACCCGGGCAGCAAGGCAGACCACGGCTTCCTCCCGCCGAGTCCGCGCGGCTCGTTCGTGCCCGCGTTCGACAGCGCGGGCTGGAAGCTCGCGCCCGGCGCGGTGAGCAGCGTGGTCGAGACGCAGTTCGGTCTGCACATCATCAAGCGGCCGGCGGAGCGCGACGTCCGCGATCGGCTCGCAGCGTGGCTCGGCCGGAGCGCCGGCGCCTCGGCCGATTCTTCGTACATGGAGAACCTCGCGGCCGCCAATAAGCTCGAAGTGGCGAAGAGCGCGCCGGCCGACATGAAGGCGGCGCTCGAGCACGTGCAGGCGTCCCGCAGCTCGACCCAGCAGCTCTCTTCGTTCACCGGCGGCGGTCTCTCGGTCGGCGAGTACGTGAAGTGGCTGCAGGTGCTGCCGCCCCAGTACTCGGTGCAGCTCAGGGCGGCCAACGACACCATGCTCAGCAAGTTCGCGCGGGTGCTCTCGCTCAACCTGCTGCTGTTGCGCCAGGCGGACTCGGCGCACGTCCAGCCGACGGGCCAAGAGTGGCGGGAGATCTACGGTAAGTACAACGCGACGCTCGACAGTCTCGGCGGCGACCTCGCCGTCGCGCCCGGCGACACGGGCGCGGCCAAGGCCGCCGGCGACAAGGTCGACCGGTTCTTCGACCGCCTCGTCTCCGGTGAGGCGCGGCTCCGCCCGATGCCGGTGGCGCTCGGCAGCGTGTTGCGCGAGAACACGCACTACTCGATCAACGAGAAGGGCATTGCGCACGCGGTGCAGCTTGCGGAAGCGACCCAGGCCCGCGCCGATTCGGCTGCGGCCAAGGCGGGCACCAAGCCGCCCGGCGCATTCCAGCCGGCTCCGGGTCCGGCGCCGGTGCCCGAGCAGCCCTCCGGCGCGGATGCCGACTCGGGCAAGGCGCACGGCGCGAAGTAA